One Hyphomicrobiales bacterium DNA segment encodes these proteins:
- a CDS encoding glycosyltransferase, with protein sequence MAILPWLKRDSRWRIVPLAASLALTVRYLVWRLLVTIPSADQTTDFVAGCLFFAIEFAAVFGSILSLVTLMRTKSRSAEVESNTDWLLERPELPKVDVFICTYNEEAEILERTIVGAMAMDYTNYRVWVLDDGRRAWLRDLARDHGCEYLTRPDNAHAKAGNINHALSHVAGLPERPDFVAILDADFVPSKAFLWRAMTLFKEEDVGVVQTPQHFYNPDPIQANLLAADTWPDEQRYFFDIVMPAKDAWGTAFCCGTSSVIRMAALDKCGGIPTDSVTEDYLLTLRLLQVGYRTVYLNERLSLGLAPEGLKEYVTQRSRWCLGFMQIFRSKDGPLAPGNGLRIVDRIGLFESFLFWSATYLFRVTAFIVPVIYLLLDIHALDVDLVDGISHFLPYYFVHIGTIVWLSERRILPVMTDLSQLLGAREILRAIAIGLLKPYGHKFKVTAKGGDRNKLIVQWRMMVPFIVLLVLTILGVITAFSLDTDRALQDSSVIALYWSWYNIMILLLAIAVCVERPRVRKDERLKTEETVALHLNGEVKTYTMVDISVSGGRLLGEAPGPPGTRVSILLGSQVLDGKIARKLDDGFAIEIEQTIASRAAMIRHVYSGSHRSGVDHIRAISVAKRVFARLSR encoded by the coding sequence ATGGCCATTTTGCCGTGGCTGAAGCGCGACAGTCGGTGGCGAATTGTTCCCCTGGCAGCCAGCCTGGCGCTCACCGTTCGCTACCTGGTCTGGCGCTTGCTGGTCACGATTCCGTCGGCGGATCAAACAACGGACTTTGTCGCAGGCTGCCTCTTCTTTGCCATCGAGTTTGCCGCCGTTTTCGGATCGATCCTGAGCCTGGTCACGCTCATGCGGACGAAGAGCCGATCCGCGGAGGTGGAATCCAATACCGACTGGCTCTTGGAGCGTCCCGAGCTGCCGAAGGTCGACGTGTTCATCTGCACCTATAACGAAGAGGCGGAGATCCTTGAACGCACCATCGTCGGAGCAATGGCGATGGATTACACGAACTACCGGGTCTGGGTCCTCGACGACGGCAGGCGCGCTTGGCTAAGGGATCTCGCCCGCGACCATGGCTGTGAATATCTCACCCGCCCGGACAATGCCCACGCCAAGGCCGGCAATATCAATCATGCGTTGAGCCACGTGGCTGGTTTGCCCGAGCGGCCGGATTTCGTGGCGATCCTGGATGCCGACTTCGTGCCGAGCAAGGCCTTCTTGTGGCGGGCAATGACCCTGTTCAAGGAGGAGGATGTCGGCGTCGTTCAGACCCCACAACACTTTTACAATCCCGACCCGATTCAGGCCAATCTTCTGGCGGCCGATACCTGGCCGGACGAACAGCGCTATTTCTTCGACATCGTGATGCCGGCAAAGGATGCCTGGGGCACGGCGTTCTGCTGCGGAACCTCGTCGGTGATCCGTATGGCCGCGCTTGATAAATGCGGCGGCATTCCGACGGATTCGGTCACCGAGGACTATCTTCTCACCCTGCGTTTGCTGCAGGTCGGATATCGGACGGTCTATCTGAACGAGCGATTGTCGCTCGGCCTGGCGCCGGAAGGCCTGAAGGAATACGTCACCCAGCGCAGCCGCTGGTGCCTCGGCTTCATGCAGATCTTTCGCAGCAAGGACGGTCCCCTTGCACCGGGGAACGGCCTGAGGATCGTCGACCGCATAGGCCTGTTTGAAAGCTTCCTTTTTTGGAGTGCCACCTATCTGTTCCGTGTCACCGCGTTCATCGTTCCGGTCATATATCTGTTGCTCGACATCCACGCGCTCGACGTGGACTTGGTCGACGGCATTTCGCATTTTCTGCCCTATTACTTTGTCCATATCGGAACCATTGTCTGGCTGTCCGAGCGGCGAATACTCCCGGTGATGACCGATCTTTCGCAACTGCTTGGCGCCCGGGAAATCTTGCGAGCGATCGCCATTGGCCTGCTGAAGCCGTATGGCCATAAGTTCAAAGTCACCGCGAAGGGCGGTGACCGGAACAAGCTGATCGTTCAGTGGCGGATGATGGTTCCGTTTATCGTGCTACTCGTCCTGACAATCCTCGGCGTGATAACCGCATTCTCCTTGGATACGGACCGGGCGCTTCAGGATTCGAGCGTAATCGCGCTCTATTGGAGCTGGTACAATATCATGATCTTGCTCTTGGCGATTGCGGTGTGCGTTGAACGGCCGCGCGTGCGCAAGGACGAGCGGCTGAAAACCGAGGAGACGGTCGCCCTCCATTTAAATGGCGAGGTCAAGACCTATACGATGGTCGATATCTCGGTCAGCGGCGGTCGCCTTCTGGGCGAGGCGCCTGGCCCGCCGGGAACCAGAGTCTCCATACTGCTGGGATCGCAGGTTCTGGACGGCAAGATTGCGCGAAAGCTGGATGATGGGTTCGCAATCGAGATTGAACAGACCATCGCCTCGCGCGCGGCAATGATCCGGCACGTCTATTCCGGCTCCCATCGCTCCGGGGTCGATCACATCAGGGCGATCTCGGTGGCAAAAAGAGTCTTCGCTCGTCTGTCTCGCTGA
- a CDS encoding HlyD family efflux transporter periplasmic adaptor subunit: MDKVIMASNTASKRISGQESDPPNGVSAAEDRKPKSTNPTPDRTLSGDAATERNTITGDTVALPPADNPVAALRAFIEKKFRPGEDDESPCEPEMQQREVPAPEKGKASWTGKVVKSLIGLALVIAVGWLPALRYFQVSSVEAVVNARLITLRAPIEGVVEATTETMRVGARAGEGDGLFRIVNPRADRSRLDDLKRELARQQDEQEPLLNQLAELEALRGDLENQVAQFRQGRIRRLQALFSAQTSELSAASAQRDEAAADLRRLAALQAKGAASQSDRDEAAKDAHVASETAKAITARRDALSVELDALRGGTFIGDSYNDQPRSLQRLDELDERIIAVKAELGRLDQRQIRLGNALREEETRYAALSSVNIGAPVDGRVWEILTSPGEQVTRGQDLLRLLDCSDLVVTAAVSESVYNQLSLGTTAEFRFREGGPPWTGEVVQLTGVASAPANLAILPSALIKASYRVMVSVSDMASAGRCPVGRTGRVIFTAPDGAG, translated from the coding sequence ATGGATAAGGTTATTATGGCGTCGAACACAGCCTCGAAAAGAATTTCCGGGCAGGAAAGCGATCCTCCAAACGGGGTGAGCGCCGCAGAGGACCGCAAGCCGAAATCGACGAATCCGACCCCGGACAGAACTCTGTCCGGCGACGCGGCGACCGAGCGTAACACGATCACCGGCGACACTGTCGCGTTGCCGCCTGCAGATAACCCCGTGGCGGCTCTGCGTGCCTTCATTGAGAAGAAATTCCGGCCCGGCGAGGATGATGAAAGCCCCTGCGAACCGGAAATGCAGCAGCGCGAAGTGCCCGCCCCGGAAAAAGGAAAAGCGTCTTGGACGGGCAAGGTGGTCAAGAGCCTGATCGGCCTGGCGCTCGTCATTGCGGTGGGCTGGCTTCCCGCACTCCGCTACTTTCAGGTCTCCAGCGTCGAGGCCGTGGTCAACGCGCGCCTGATTACGCTGCGGGCGCCGATCGAAGGTGTCGTTGAGGCCACGACCGAAACGATGCGGGTGGGAGCCCGGGCGGGCGAGGGTGACGGCCTGTTCAGGATCGTCAATCCGAGGGCGGACCGCAGCCGGTTGGATGATCTCAAGCGCGAACTTGCAAGACAGCAGGATGAGCAGGAACCGCTGTTGAATCAACTCGCCGAATTGGAAGCACTCCGTGGTGATCTGGAAAATCAGGTCGCTCAATTCCGGCAAGGCCGGATCCGACGCCTCCAGGCTCTATTCAGTGCCCAAACCTCGGAACTGTCGGCGGCATCGGCTCAACGCGACGAGGCAGCAGCGGACCTGCGCCGCTTGGCGGCTCTGCAAGCCAAAGGAGCCGCTTCCCAATCGGATCGCGATGAGGCAGCCAAGGACGCTCATGTCGCGAGCGAAACCGCCAAAGCAATTACCGCCCGCCGCGATGCGCTCTCGGTCGAGCTGGACGCGCTGCGCGGCGGAACGTTCATCGGCGACAGCTACAACGATCAGCCGCGCTCGTTGCAGCGGCTGGATGAACTGGATGAAAGAATCATCGCAGTCAAGGCGGAGCTCGGTCGACTGGATCAACGTCAAATCCGCCTGGGCAATGCGCTGCGCGAGGAAGAGACGCGGTATGCGGCGTTGAGCAGTGTCAATATCGGCGCGCCGGTCGATGGCCGGGTTTGGGAAATCCTGACCTCGCCCGGCGAGCAGGTCACGCGCGGTCAGGATCTCTTGCGGCTCCTGGATTGCTCCGACCTCGTCGTCACGGCCGCGGTCAGCGAATCCGTTTACAACCAGCTCAGCCTCGGTACGACCGCCGAATTTCGCTTTCGCGAGGGTGGTCCGCCGTGGACGGGCGAGGTCGTGCAGCTTACCGGTGTCGCTTCTGCGCCGGCTAATCTTGCCATCCTGCCTTCGGCGCTCATCAAGGCGTCTTATCGGGTCATGGTCTCGGTTTCGGATATGGCCTCAGCCGGACGTTGCCCGGTCGGGCGCACCGGCCGGGTCATTTTCACGGCTCCCGACGGCGCCGGATAA
- a CDS encoding MFS transporter: MAETTSWRHVVILFMAGVAVALLIGKVPGAIPLIKEELSLSLVGAGWVVSIFSLIAATGGAVLGALAARIGPARLSLFGMALAVVASAAGAFADGAAQLLATRIFEGLAFVVTVISIPLLLTAVTTRRDRNLAMGLWGAYMPLGAGGMLLLSAPLLGAIGWRGLWLVTAAVIAVLAVFIHLAAKRAAARMVAAERPHIRDIVRVTMRPRPMLLGVIFGLFAGQHLLLIGFLPLILVEQHGLSEPAAAAWVAATILSNVLGNAAAGFSLRQGVPARVLMVLACAVTGLSACVVYLDVATAWSLAAAFAFSMFGGLIPGSLFALAPEQVDRVEHLPSVNGLMLQGSSIGQLLMPPAVAALVAHAGTWAVAGPAGLVVMSVATVLAVMLTRPPPAGHPAGRETVATPGSAHRNGRSARRA; this comes from the coding sequence ATGGCCGAAACCACCTCCTGGCGCCACGTCGTCATTCTGTTCATGGCAGGCGTCGCCGTCGCTCTTTTGATCGGCAAGGTTCCTGGCGCGATCCCTTTGATCAAGGAAGAGCTTTCGCTCAGCCTCGTCGGCGCCGGTTGGGTGGTCTCGATCTTCAGCCTGATCGCGGCCACGGGCGGTGCGGTGTTGGGCGCCCTTGCCGCGCGCATCGGCCCGGCGCGGCTTTCGCTTTTCGGCATGGCGCTGGCGGTGGTCGCCTCGGCCGCCGGCGCCTTTGCCGACGGAGCGGCGCAGCTTCTTGCGACCCGGATCTTCGAGGGGCTGGCCTTCGTGGTCACCGTGATCTCGATCCCGCTGTTGCTGACGGCGGTCACCACCCGGCGCGACCGCAACCTGGCGATGGGCCTGTGGGGGGCATACATGCCGCTCGGCGCCGGCGGCATGCTGCTGTTGAGCGCGCCGCTCCTAGGCGCCATCGGCTGGCGTGGCCTTTGGCTCGTCACCGCCGCGGTCATCGCGGTCCTGGCGGTGTTCATCCACCTCGCGGCGAAGCGGGCAGCGGCGCGCATGGTTGCCGCCGAGCGGCCGCATATCCGCGACATCGTCAGGGTCACCATGCGCCCCCGGCCGATGCTTTTGGGGGTCATTTTCGGCCTTTTTGCCGGCCAGCATCTGCTTCTGATCGGCTTCTTGCCGCTGATCCTCGTCGAGCAGCACGGGCTTTCCGAGCCGGCGGCTGCCGCCTGGGTGGCGGCCACCATTCTCTCGAACGTGCTCGGTAACGCCGCCGCCGGCTTCTCGCTGCGCCAGGGCGTTCCGGCGCGCGTCCTGATGGTGCTCGCCTGCGCCGTCACCGGCCTTTCGGCCTGCGTCGTCTATCTTGATGTGGCGACCGCCTGGAGCCTCGCCGCGGCCTTCGCCTTCTCGATGTTCGGCGGTCTCATCCCCGGTTCCCTGTTCGCGCTGGCGCCAGAGCAGGTCGACCGCGTCGAGCATTTGCCGAGCGTCAATGGGCTGATGCTGCAAGGCTCGTCCATCGGCCAGCTGTTGATGCCGCCGGCCGTCGCCGCCCTCGTCGCCCATGCCGGCACCTGGGCGGTGGCCGGTCCGGCGGGATTGGTGGTCATGAGCGTCGCCACGGTGCTTGCGGTCATGCTGACCCGTCCGCCTCCGGCGGGCCATCCAGCCGGCCGAGAAACGGTCGCAACGCCGGGATCAGCGCATCGAAATGGTCGATCAGCGCGTCGGGCTTGA